A region of Caminicella sporogenes DSM 14501 DNA encodes the following proteins:
- the cobU gene encoding bifunctional adenosylcobinamide kinase/adenosylcobinamide-phosphate guanylyltransferase, producing MNSNKKIILITGGARSGKSSFAEKYVSEIGKKIAYIATAIPFDDGMKNRIKRHRESRPSEWTTFEMYRDIYKHIQKIAKKHDTVLLDCMTIMITNLMFDNSNIDWDKVDWEEVDDIENDIKEQIVLLIDEVKKAEINMVIVTNELGMGIVPESRLSRIFRDIAGRMNQLIAGKADEVYFIVSGIPVKIK from the coding sequence ATGAATTCAAACAAAAAAATAATTTTGATAACCGGCGGAGCAAGAAGTGGAAAAAGTTCTTTTGCTGAAAAATACGTATCTGAAATAGGAAAGAAAATAGCTTATATAGCTACTGCTATACCTTTTGATGATGGCATGAAGAATAGAATAAAAAGACATAGAGAATCAAGACCAAGCGAATGGACTACTTTTGAAATGTATAGAGATATTTATAAACATATACAAAAAATTGCCAAAAAGCACGATACAGTACTATTAGATTGTATGACAATTATGATTACTAATCTGATGTTTGATAATTCAAATATAGATTGGGATAAAGTTGATTGGGAAGAAGTAGATGATATTGAAAATGATATAAAAGAGCAAATTGTTTTACTAATTGATGAAGTAAAAAAAGCAGAAATAAATATGGTTATTGTTACTAATGAGCTTGGCATGGGAATTGTTCCGGAAAGTAGATTGTCTAGAATTTTTAGAGATATAGCTGGAAGGATGAATCAGTTAATTGCAGGAAAAGCTGACGAAGTTTATTTTATAGTTTCAGGTATACCTGTAAAGATAAAGTAG
- the cobI gene encoding precorrin-2 C(20)-methyltransferase codes for MKKGKFYGVGVGPGDSELITVKAKRILNEVDVVICPEKRKSAGSFAYDIAKEHIKKDVKIIYLTFPMIYDENELQNKWEENALIIAKLLNEGKSVAFITLGDPTVYSTYMYLLPYLKKYDVEVETIPGITSFCSVAGSLNIPIVEWEEGFSVVPLRKGDGDKLIRALDNFENVIVMKPSNDCKILANELIKRGLENNFILISKCGTEEERVITDIDIVKSEKIPYLSTMIIKKNGLKMYK; via the coding sequence ATGAAAAAAGGTAAATTTTATGGGGTTGGAGTTGGACCGGGGGATTCAGAACTTATAACTGTTAAAGCAAAGAGGATATTAAATGAAGTAGACGTAGTAATATGTCCAGAAAAGAGAAAGTCAGCAGGAAGTTTTGCTTACGATATAGCTAAAGAGCATATAAAAAAAGATGTGAAGATAATATATTTAACTTTTCCTATGATATATGATGAAAATGAGCTTCAAAATAAATGGGAAGAAAATGCACTTATTATAGCAAAGCTTCTAAATGAAGGCAAATCAGTGGCATTTATTACTTTAGGTGACCCTACGGTTTATAGTACATATATGTATCTTTTACCTTATTTAAAAAAATATGATGTTGAAGTTGAAACTATACCCGGAATAACTTCTTTTTGTTCAGTAGCAGGTAGTTTGAACATACCCATAGTGGAATGGGAAGAAGGTTTTAGTGTAGTTCCATTGAGAAAAGGTGATGGGGACAAGTTAATAAGAGCTTTAGATAATTTTGAAAATGTTATAGTAATGAAACCGTCAAATGATTGTAAAATTCTTGCCAATGAGCTAATAAAAAGAGGACTTGAAAATAATTTTATTTTAATTTCTAAATGTGGTACAGAAGAAGAAAGAGTTATTACAGATATAGATATAGTAAAAAGTGAAAAAATCCCATATCTTTCTACAATGATAATCAAAAAAAATGGATTAAAGATGTATAAATAA